In Sphingomonas sp. Leaf357, a single genomic region encodes these proteins:
- a CDS encoding Uma2 family endonuclease, translating into MATHPDYPLLTAEDFLDIDFGDHKAELDNGVIRMMAGGTARHAEVQINVLAWLRQNLRGSGCRPYGPDMATRTHDLSVRYPDASVFCHDWSGDDKALAFNDPRVIVEILSAGTARTDLRVKLDEYKALDSVDTIIFIDTAAERLRIVQRTTAHGWNDVAYDEAVDAPLPSLDLTLPHDEIFARD; encoded by the coding sequence ATGGCGACGCACCCCGACTATCCGCTGCTGACAGCCGAGGATTTTCTCGACATCGATTTCGGCGATCACAAGGCCGAACTCGACAATGGCGTGATACGGATGATGGCCGGCGGGACGGCCCGCCATGCCGAAGTCCAGATTAACGTGCTTGCATGGTTGCGGCAAAATCTGAGGGGAAGTGGTTGCCGGCCTTATGGGCCGGATATGGCAACCCGTACCCACGATCTGTCCGTTCGCTATCCAGACGCTTCGGTTTTTTGCCACGATTGGAGTGGAGACGACAAGGCGTTGGCGTTTAATGATCCGCGCGTCATCGTCGAAATTCTGTCGGCCGGAACAGCCCGAACCGACCTACGCGTCAAGCTGGACGAGTACAAGGCGCTGGACAGCGTCGATACAATCATCTTCATCGATACCGCCGCAGAACGGCTGCGCATTGTGCAGCGCACGACAGCACATGGCTGGAACGACGTGGCGTACGACGAAGCCGTCGATGCGCCGCTGCCGTCGCTCGATCTTACCTTGCCGCATGACGAGATCTTCGCGCGCGATTGA
- the obgE gene encoding GTPase ObgE, with product MHFLDQAKIFVRSGAGGPGAVSFRREKFIEYGGPNGGNGGKGGDIVFVAVPGLNTLIDFRYTQHFRAPRGHGGAGSNMTGAGGEDLVIQVPIGTQVLSEDKEEVLADFTQAGERVVFLRGGDGGRGNASYKTSTNRTPRQHGTGWPYEEMWVWLRLKLLADAGLVGLPNAGKSTFINAVTNAQAKVGEYAFTTTRPQLGVVRHKHNEFVVADIPGLIEGASEGAGIGDRFLGHIERCRVLLHLIDANDTDVAESYRIVRDELAAYGGGLIDKPVVVALNKIDTLDDELIAALSAELEEESGAEVIPISGAAGTGVDWVLDRLLEAIGPKSGMVGADDEGEDEIAWSPV from the coding sequence ATGCATTTCCTAGACCAAGCAAAGATCTTCGTCCGATCGGGCGCGGGCGGCCCCGGAGCCGTCAGTTTCCGGCGCGAGAAGTTCATCGAATATGGCGGTCCGAACGGCGGCAACGGTGGCAAGGGCGGCGACATCGTGTTCGTGGCGGTGCCCGGCCTGAACACGTTGATCGATTTCCGGTACACTCAGCATTTCCGCGCGCCACGCGGGCATGGCGGTGCGGGCTCGAACATGACCGGCGCGGGCGGCGAGGATCTGGTGATCCAGGTACCGATCGGCACGCAGGTGTTGAGCGAAGACAAGGAAGAGGTGCTGGCCGATTTCACGCAGGCCGGCGAGCGGGTCGTGTTCCTGCGCGGCGGCGACGGCGGTCGCGGCAACGCAAGCTACAAGACCAGCACGAACCGCACCCCGCGCCAGCACGGCACCGGCTGGCCGTACGAGGAGATGTGGGTCTGGCTGCGACTGAAGCTGCTCGCCGATGCTGGTCTGGTCGGGCTGCCCAATGCCGGCAAATCGACCTTTATCAACGCCGTCACCAATGCGCAGGCCAAGGTGGGCGAATACGCCTTCACCACCACGCGCCCGCAATTGGGCGTGGTGCGCCACAAGCATAACGAATTCGTCGTCGCCGACATTCCCGGCCTGATCGAGGGCGCATCGGAAGGGGCCGGCATCGGCGACCGCTTCCTGGGCCATATCGAGCGCTGCCGCGTGCTGCTGCACCTGATCGACGCGAACGACACCGACGTTGCCGAAAGTTACCGCATCGTTCGCGACGAACTCGCGGCCTATGGCGGCGGGCTGATCGACAAGCCGGTGGTCGTCGCGCTCAACAAGATCGATACGCTGGACGACGAGTTGATCGCGGCGCTGTCTGCCGAACTGGAAGAGGAAAGCGGCGCGGAGGTGATCCCGATCTCGGGTGCCGCCGGCACGGGTGTGGATTGGGTGCTGGACCGCCTGCTCGAAGCGATCGGGCCGAAGAGCGGCATGGTCGGCGCCGATGACGAAGGCGAGGACGAGATTGCCTGGTCGCCGGTTTGA
- a CDS encoding TetR/AcrR family transcriptional regulator: protein MSTTRRRLSPEESRDTAIEAARALLVEVGPQAVTLKAVAARMGRTHANLLHHFGSAADLQKALIAHLADTITVQIGEAAKRARASDHNPREVVDMTFDAFTHGAGAMASWMILNGNQDALDPILEAIHRLVDDLSEGHEPGRPSIHEETLQLVLTALGDALLGGPMAKALGLPRETARELAVKSLVMSHAEVAG, encoded by the coding sequence GTGTCAACAACTCGCCGCCGTCTATCCCCCGAGGAGTCCCGCGATACCGCGATCGAGGCGGCACGGGCGCTGCTGGTCGAAGTCGGCCCGCAGGCGGTGACGTTGAAGGCGGTCGCGGCGCGGATGGGGCGCACGCACGCCAATCTGCTGCACCATTTCGGCTCGGCGGCAGACCTGCAAAAGGCGCTGATCGCGCACCTCGCGGATACCATCACGGTGCAAATCGGCGAGGCGGCGAAGCGTGCCCGGGCCAGCGACCACAATCCGCGTGAGGTGGTCGACATGACCTTCGACGCCTTCACGCACGGCGCGGGCGCGATGGCGAGCTGGATGATTCTCAACGGCAATCAGGATGCGCTCGATCCGATCCTGGAAGCGATCCACCGGCTGGTCGACGACCTGTCCGAGGGGCATGAACCGGGACGCCCCTCGATCCACGAGGAGACGTTGCAGTTGGTGCTGACCGCGCTCGGCGATGCGCTGCTCGGCGGGCCGATGGCGAAGGCGCTGGGGCTGCCGCGCGAGACGGCGCGCGAACTGGCGGTGAAATCGCTGGTGATGTCGCATGCCGAGGTGGCCGGGTAG
- a CDS encoding metal-dependent hydrolase yields the protein MAKATTPADLTITPRDLRFGRGSDIRRWWLNEDPIATAFYNALSVTFPKGEGFFVDSVRNFRDGTPPRLHAEIQAFIKQEVIHTREHVAFNRHVTDQGYDTAPLERDVDRALALTKGRPAIASLAATMALEHFTAMLAHQLIANPKHLAGGDPQAAALWRWHAAEEIEHKGVAYDTWLHATKDWSRWKRWRIKSLVMVATTVKFFQGRRRGMIELLRQDGLTGPRVWARMAWYAFGNPGMARKILGAWLAFFMPGFHPWKHDDRELIGLAESDYAAAILPTAQKAKAVLA from the coding sequence ATGGCGAAAGCAACTACTCCCGCCGATCTGACGATCACCCCGCGCGACCTGCGCTTCGGGCGCGGTTCCGATATCCGCCGCTGGTGGCTGAACGAAGATCCGATCGCGACGGCATTCTACAACGCCTTGTCGGTGACGTTCCCCAAGGGCGAAGGGTTCTTCGTCGATAGCGTCCGCAACTTTCGCGACGGCACGCCGCCACGCCTGCACGCCGAAATCCAGGCGTTCATCAAGCAGGAGGTGATCCACACGCGCGAGCACGTCGCGTTCAATCGCCATGTTACCGATCAGGGCTACGACACCGCCCCGCTGGAGCGTGATGTCGATCGCGCCCTCGCGCTGACCAAGGGCCGGCCGGCGATCGCCAGCCTGGCCGCGACGATGGCGCTGGAGCATTTCACCGCGATGCTGGCGCACCAGTTGATCGCCAATCCTAAGCATCTGGCCGGAGGCGATCCGCAGGCGGCGGCGCTGTGGCGCTGGCATGCGGCGGAGGAGATCGAGCATAAGGGCGTCGCATACGACACCTGGCTGCACGCCACGAAGGATTGGAGCCGGTGGAAACGCTGGAGGATCAAGTCGCTGGTGATGGTCGCCACGACGGTGAAATTCTTCCAGGGGCGGCGGCGCGGCATGATCGAATTGCTGCGCCAGGATGGGCTGACGGGGCCGAGGGTCTGGGCGCGGATGGCGTGGTACGCGTTCGGCAATCCGGGCATGGCGCGCAAGATCCTGGGCGCATGGCTCGCATTCTTTATGCCCGGTTTTCACCCGTGGAAGCATGACGACCGCGAACTGATCGGGCTGGCCGAGAGCGATTATGCGGCGGCGATATTGCCGACCGCGCAGAAGGCGAAGGCGGTGTTAGCCTGA
- a CDS encoding GNAT family N-acetyltransferase: MMFARTKRLTLRPGWPEDAAALARAIGHESVVTKISHAPWPYTAADARDFLTRPATARDVAMLITVLEDGMPRIIGCIGIHPAGDAHELGYWLTPDAWGHGYATEAGRQAVQIARHALGLKRLSAGYYVDNPASGRVLAKLGFVPTGRTEQQYCRARGHDVPCVKLELNLEDRPACEELMAA, from the coding sequence ATGATGTTCGCTCGCACGAAGAGACTGACGTTGCGGCCCGGTTGGCCGGAGGATGCCGCCGCCCTGGCACGGGCGATCGGCCATGAAAGCGTCGTGACGAAGATTTCACACGCGCCCTGGCCTTATACCGCGGCCGATGCGCGCGATTTCCTGACGCGTCCGGCAACCGCGCGCGACGTCGCGATGCTGATCACCGTGCTGGAGGACGGTATGCCGAGGATCATCGGGTGCATCGGCATCCACCCGGCAGGCGATGCGCATGAACTGGGTTATTGGCTCACGCCCGATGCCTGGGGCCACGGCTATGCCACCGAAGCGGGGCGGCAGGCGGTACAGATCGCGCGCCACGCCCTCGGCCTGAAGCGCCTGTCCGCCGGCTATTATGTCGACAATCCGGCTTCGGGCCGGGTTCTGGCCAAACTCGGCTTCGTGCCGACCGGTCGTACCGAGCAGCAATATTGCCGCGCGCGGGGCCATGACGTCCCGTGCGTGAAGCTGGAACTCAACCTGGAGGATCGACCAGCCTGCGAGGAGTTGATGGCGGCTTGA
- the rpmA gene encoding 50S ribosomal protein L27, with product MAHKKAGGSSRNGRDSAGRRLGVKKFGGESVVPGNILVRQRGTKFYPGTNVGIGKDHTLFALTEGRVSFKQGKLGRKFCSVDMPVAIAAE from the coding sequence ATGGCACATAAGAAAGCAGGCGGCTCTTCGCGCAACGGTCGCGATTCGGCCGGTCGTCGCCTTGGCGTGAAGAAGTTCGGTGGCGAGTCGGTCGTCCCGGGCAACATTCTTGTGCGTCAGCGCGGCACCAAATTCTATCCGGGCACCAATGTCGGCATCGGCAAGGATCACACCTTGTTCGCGCTGACCGAAGGTCGCGTGTCGTTCAAGCAAGGCAAGCTTGGCCGAAAGTTCTGCTCGGTCGACATGCCGGTGGCGATTGCCGCCGAGTAA
- the rplU gene encoding 50S ribosomal protein L21, whose product MFAVVRTGGKQYRVAAGDKIVVEKLDGEAGSSISFSDILLAGEGSELKSVEGLTVSAEIIAQAKADKIIVFKKKRRHNYRRKNGHRQQHTILKITAIGSEEKKKAAPKKAAAPTEATGAEAPAAQA is encoded by the coding sequence ATGTTCGCAGTCGTGCGCACAGGCGGCAAGCAATACCGCGTCGCCGCCGGAGACAAGATCGTCGTCGAGAAGCTCGACGGTGAAGCAGGTTCGTCGATCTCGTTCAGCGACATTCTGCTCGCCGGCGAAGGCTCCGAGCTGAAGTCGGTAGAGGGCCTGACGGTCTCCGCCGAGATCATTGCCCAGGCGAAGGCCGACAAGATCATCGTCTTCAAGAAGAAGCGCCGGCACAATTATCGCCGCAAGAACGGCCATCGCCAGCAGCACACGATTCTGAAAATCACTGCGATCGGCAGCGAAGAGAAGAAAAAGGCCGCACCGAAGAAGGCCGCAGCCCCCACCGAAGCGACGGGCGCCGAAGCCCCGGCCGCTCAGGCGTAA
- the hspQ gene encoding heat shock protein HspQ, which produces MSRAHIPMTPASTEIPLPPVATARFGIGEVVRHRMFDFRGVIFDVDPIFANSEEWYDAIPLDLRPRKDQPFYHLLAENMESTYVAYVSQQNLIPDDTDEPVDHPAISGLFNDYADGRYTLRPQHRH; this is translated from the coding sequence ATGTCCCGTGCCCACATCCCCATGACGCCCGCCTCCACCGAGATTCCGCTGCCGCCGGTCGCCACCGCGCGGTTCGGCATCGGCGAGGTCGTGCGCCACCGCATGTTCGACTTTCGCGGCGTGATCTTCGACGTCGATCCGATCTTCGCCAATAGCGAGGAATGGTACGATGCTATCCCGCTCGACCTGCGCCCGCGCAAGGACCAGCCGTTCTACCATCTGCTCGCCGAGAATATGGAATCGACCTATGTCGCCTATGTCAGCCAGCAGAACCTGATCCCCGACGATACCGACGAACCGGTCGATCATCCGGCGATCTCCGGCCTGTTCAACGATTATGCCGACGGTCGCTACACGCTGAGGCCGCAGCACCGGCATTGA
- a CDS encoding DUF6481 family protein encodes MAYKEPTFQDRAALAAQAKQKAIEKLKAKPPVDPAVAAARAAAREAKEAAIVKKREEKAAAIEQARLDKIAKAEAAAAAIEAEKQRLIDADIAAKAARDARYAARKAKR; translated from the coding sequence ATGGCTTACAAGGAACCGACCTTCCAGGATCGTGCGGCGCTCGCCGCGCAGGCGAAACAGAAGGCGATCGAGAAGCTGAAGGCGAAGCCGCCGGTCGATCCCGCCGTCGCCGCGGCCCGCGCCGCCGCGCGCGAAGCCAAGGAAGCCGCGATCGTCAAGAAGCGCGAGGAAAAGGCCGCGGCGATCGAACAGGCCCGTCTGGACAAGATCGCCAAGGCCGAAGCCGCCGCCGCCGCGATCGAGGCGGAGAAGCAGCGCCTGATCGATGCCGATATTGCCGCCAAGGCCGCGCGGGACGCCCGCTACGCCGCACGCAAGGCGAAGCGGTAG
- a CDS encoding NAD(+) synthase, producing the protein MAKTHPFHSIHSHGLIRVGACTPRASVGDTAANAAATIALAKQGHKASADLLVFPELNLTSYAIDDLHLQTAQHHATEAAIGAVVSASAKLKPVLLVGAALPRNGRIYNCCVVIARGRILGVVPKTFLPNYREYYEKRWFASGANLAGAQITLAGQTAPFGTDLIFAASDLEHFVFHAEICEDYWAPIPPSTFGALAGALICCNLSASNVTIGKSRERMMLSAAQSARGMCAYVYSAAGPGESTTDLAWDGQGTIHELGELIAESDRFGHDPEILLADVDAERIEQERMRNGTFNDAARLADDPEKSFRRVSFDHVPDFADIGLLRAIRRFPFVPNAAEKLDADCYEAFNIQVEGLLKRFVAAKAERLVIGVSGGLDSTHALIVAAKVMDRLGRPRTDILGFTMPGFATGEDTKANAWKLMRALGVDGDEIDIRPAARQMLGDMGHPFADGEPHYDVTFENVQAGLRTDYLFRLANQRGGLVVGTGDLSELALGWCTYGVGDQMSHYAVNAGVPKTLIQFLIRWCVQTDQFDRDTDSVLEAILGTEISPELVPPGADGAIQSTESRIGPYALNDFFLHYTIRHGLAPSKIAFLAWHVWSDMNAGRWPKDFPKANRHEYDLATIKGWLEKFLVRFFVTSQFKRSAIPNGPKVSAGGALSPRGDWRAPSDGTAAVFLEELARNVP; encoded by the coding sequence ATGGCGAAGACGCACCCGTTCCATTCGATCCACAGCCACGGCCTGATCCGCGTGGGGGCGTGCACCCCGCGGGCCAGCGTCGGCGATACCGCGGCCAACGCCGCCGCGACCATCGCGCTGGCGAAGCAGGGGCACAAGGCCAGTGCGGACCTGCTGGTCTTCCCCGAACTCAACCTGACCTCCTACGCGATCGACGATCTGCACCTGCAGACCGCGCAGCATCACGCCACCGAAGCCGCAATCGGCGCGGTCGTGTCCGCCAGCGCCAAGCTGAAGCCGGTGTTGCTCGTCGGGGCGGCACTGCCGCGCAACGGGCGGATCTACAATTGCTGCGTGGTCATCGCGCGCGGCCGCATCCTTGGCGTGGTGCCGAAGACGTTCCTGCCCAATTACCGTGAATATTACGAGAAGCGATGGTTTGCCTCGGGTGCCAACCTGGCCGGCGCGCAGATCACCCTCGCCGGTCAGACCGCGCCGTTCGGCACCGACCTGATCTTCGCGGCGAGCGACCTGGAGCATTTCGTGTTCCACGCCGAGATCTGCGAAGATTATTGGGCGCCCATTCCGCCCTCGACGTTCGGCGCGCTGGCCGGGGCGCTGATCTGCTGCAACCTCTCCGCCTCCAACGTGACGATCGGCAAGTCGCGCGAGCGCATGATGCTGTCCGCCGCCCAGAGTGCGCGGGGCATGTGCGCTTACGTCTATTCCGCCGCCGGGCCGGGCGAGAGCACGACCGACCTGGCCTGGGACGGCCAGGGCACGATCCACGAACTGGGCGAACTGATCGCCGAGTCGGATCGCTTCGGCCATGATCCGGAGATCCTGCTTGCCGACGTCGATGCGGAGCGGATCGAACAGGAGCGGATGCGCAACGGCACGTTCAACGACGCCGCGCGCCTCGCCGACGACCCCGAGAAGAGTTTCCGGCGCGTGAGTTTCGACCACGTGCCGGACTTTGCGGATATCGGCCTGCTCCGCGCGATCCGCCGCTTCCCGTTCGTACCCAATGCGGCAGAAAAGCTGGATGCCGACTGTTACGAGGCGTTCAATATCCAGGTCGAGGGGCTGCTCAAGCGCTTCGTGGCGGCGAAGGCCGAACGGCTGGTGATCGGCGTATCTGGCGGACTCGATTCGACCCATGCGCTGATCGTCGCGGCCAAGGTCATGGACCGGCTCGGCCGGCCGCGTACGGACATCCTCGGCTTCACCATGCCGGGCTTCGCGACCGGCGAGGATACGAAGGCCAATGCGTGGAAACTGATGCGCGCGCTGGGCGTCGACGGCGACGAGATCGACATCCGCCCGGCCGCGCGGCAGATGCTGGGCGACATGGGTCACCCGTTCGCGGACGGCGAACCGCATTACGACGTGACGTTCGAGAACGTGCAGGCCGGGCTGCGCACCGATTACCTGTTCCGCCTCGCCAACCAGCGCGGCGGCCTCGTGGTCGGCACCGGCGATCTATCGGAACTCGCGCTTGGCTGGTGCACCTATGGCGTCGGCGACCAGATGAGCCATTATGCGGTCAATGCGGGCGTGCCCAAGACGCTGATCCAGTTCCTGATCCGCTGGTGCGTACAGACCGACCAGTTCGATCGCGACACCGATTCGGTGCTGGAGGCGATCCTCGGCACGGAAATCTCACCCGAGCTGGTACCGCCCGGCGCGGACGGCGCGATCCAGAGCACGGAGAGCCGCATCGGGCCGTACGCGCTGAACGACTTCTTCCTGCATTACACGATTCGCCACGGCCTCGCCCCGTCGAAGATCGCGTTCCTCGCCTGGCATGTCTGGTCCGATATGAACGCCGGGCGCTGGCCGAAGGATTTCCCCAAGGCGAACCGGCACGAATATGATCTGGCGACGATCAAGGGCTGGCTGGAGAAATTCCTGGTGCGATTCTTCGTGACCAGCCAGTTCAAGCGGTCCGCCATTCCCAATGGACCGAAGGTTTCGGCCGGCGGGGCGCTGAGCCCGCGTGGGGATTGGCGCGCGCCGTCCGACGGGACGGCGGCGGTGTTTCTGGAGGAATTGGCGCGGAACGTGCCGTAA
- a CDS encoding TOBE domain-containing protein → MKISARNQISGTIVSVTPGAVNATVKVDIGGGNLVTSSVTNEAIADLALADGDVVTIIVKASDVMIGK, encoded by the coding sequence ATGAAGATCAGCGCACGCAACCAGATTTCCGGCACGATCGTCTCCGTCACGCCGGGCGCGGTCAACGCGACGGTGAAGGTGGATATCGGCGGCGGCAACCTCGTCACGTCGAGCGTCACCAACGAAGCGATCGCCGATCTCGCGCTGGCCGACGGCGACGTGGTGACGATCATCGTCAAGGCCAGCGACGTGATGATCGGCAAATAA
- a CDS encoding winged helix-turn-helix domain-containing protein, giving the protein MRIGALKLKAQVYCGDELAMGPGKADLLEAIDRDGSISAAGRALGMSYRRTWLLVDGMNRCWKDRLVETVAGGGAGRGARLTVMGREVLAAYRALEGRLQTAADGEPMGELLTLLREAPLPA; this is encoded by the coding sequence ATGCGGATCGGCGCGCTGAAGCTGAAGGCGCAGGTCTATTGCGGCGACGAACTCGCGATGGGGCCGGGCAAGGCCGACCTGCTCGAGGCGATCGACCGCGACGGATCGATCTCGGCGGCGGGGCGGGCGCTCGGCATGAGTTATCGCCGCACATGGCTGCTGGTCGATGGCATGAACCGCTGCTGGAAGGATCGGCTGGTCGAAACCGTGGCCGGCGGCGGCGCGGGCCGGGGTGCCAGGCTGACCGTCATGGGGCGCGAGGTCTTGGCCGCCTATCGCGCGCTCGAGGGGCGCTTGCAGACGGCGGCGGATGGCGAGCCGATGGGGGAATTGCTGACCTTGCTGCGCGAGGCGCCTTTGCCTGCCTGA
- a CDS encoding M20/M25/M40 family metallo-hydrolase: MRMSLFLATTAMLAVAPAQAKLSAPETVMAKTVDAEYERSVALLQKLVDQNSGTMNFAGVDAVGKMVRAELEPLGFTVVWKPMTTAHRAGHIIATRAGKAGAKQLLLIGHLDTVFEKDSAFQKFVRTGEQAEGPGAGDDKGGMVVMIAALRAMKAAGTLDSANFEIVLTGDEEDSGDPIAIARADLIAAGKRADAALDFEGLFVEDGKDMGSIARRSSNSWALTTTGKTGHSSLIFNATYGDGAINELVRILAAFRTELPEPNLTFNTGIVAGGATAALDADGVRASATGKSNVIPSTALARGDFRTLSEEQTERVKAKMSAIVAKHAPGTGAKIVFESGGYPAMAPTAGNRALLAKLNGVNADLGLAEMAPLDPLRRGAGDISFVAKDVDGLIGLGTASRGDHAPGETVDLASIKRQAKRAAILMTRLGGGR; encoded by the coding sequence ATGCGGATGTCCCTGTTCCTCGCCACGACCGCGATGCTTGCCGTCGCCCCGGCGCAGGCGAAGCTGAGCGCGCCCGAAACCGTGATGGCGAAGACGGTGGATGCCGAATACGAACGCTCGGTCGCGCTGCTGCAAAAGCTGGTCGACCAGAATTCGGGCACGATGAATTTCGCTGGGGTCGATGCGGTCGGCAAGATGGTGCGGGCCGAGCTGGAGCCGCTGGGTTTCACCGTGGTGTGGAAACCGATGACGACGGCGCACCGCGCCGGCCACATCATCGCGACCCGCGCGGGCAAGGCCGGTGCGAAACAGCTGTTGCTGATCGGGCATCTCGATACCGTGTTCGAGAAGGATTCGGCGTTTCAGAAATTCGTTCGCACCGGCGAGCAGGCGGAAGGCCCAGGCGCGGGGGACGACAAGGGCGGAATGGTGGTAATGATCGCCGCGCTGCGCGCGATGAAGGCCGCGGGCACGCTGGACTCGGCCAATTTCGAGATCGTGCTGACCGGCGACGAGGAGGATTCGGGCGACCCCATCGCGATCGCCCGCGCCGACCTGATCGCGGCGGGCAAGCGGGCCGATGCCGCGCTCGATTTCGAGGGGCTGTTCGTCGAGGACGGCAAGGACATGGGATCGATCGCCCGGCGCTCCTCGAACAGCTGGGCGCTGACCACCACCGGCAAGACCGGCCATTCCTCCCTGATCTTCAACGCGACCTATGGCGATGGCGCGATCAACGAGCTGGTGCGCATTCTCGCCGCGTTCCGCACCGAATTGCCCGAGCCGAATCTGACCTTCAACACCGGCATCGTCGCCGGTGGCGCGACCGCCGCGCTGGATGCGGACGGGGTGCGGGCGAGCGCGACGGGCAAGAGCAACGTCATCCCCTCCACCGCTTTGGCGCGCGGCGATTTCCGCACATTGTCCGAAGAGCAGACCGAGCGGGTGAAGGCGAAGATGAGCGCGATCGTCGCGAAGCATGCGCCGGGGACGGGGGCGAAGATCGTGTTCGAATCAGGCGGCTATCCGGCGATGGCACCGACGGCGGGCAACCGCGCTCTGCTGGCCAAACTGAACGGCGTGAATGCCGATCTGGGTCTGGCCGAAATGGCACCGCTCGATCCGTTGCGGCGGGGCGCGGGCGATATCTCGTTCGTGGCGAAGGATGTAGACGGGCTGATCGGGCTGGGCACGGCAAGCCGGGGCGATCATGCGCCGGGCGAGACAGTGGATCTGGCGAGCATCAAGCGGCAGGCGAAGCGGGCGGCGATTCTGATGACGCGATTGGGTGGGGGGCGGTAA
- a CDS encoding queuosine precursor transporter, protein MPAPINARDLTGAQLRYFDFVMAAFVAIILLSNVIGAGKVAQIWLPGVGYWPFGAGILFFPISYVIGDVLTEVYGYARARRVIWAGSIAVLFMAFMSWVVVELPPAPDWGNQAAYETIFGQVPRIVFASLCAFWAGEFVNSYVLAKMKLWTGGKRLWARTIGSTIAGQGVDSLIFYPLAFWGAQGWTNALVLKILVTQWALKVGWEVLLTPVTYLVVGFLKRREGLDVFDEGTDFTPFRARV, encoded by the coding sequence ATGCCGGCACCGATCAACGCGCGCGACCTGACCGGCGCGCAGCTGCGCTATTTCGATTTCGTGATGGCCGCGTTCGTTGCGATCATCCTGCTGTCGAACGTGATCGGCGCGGGGAAGGTGGCGCAGATCTGGCTGCCCGGCGTCGGTTACTGGCCGTTCGGCGCGGGCATATTGTTCTTCCCGATTTCCTACGTGATCGGCGACGTGCTGACCGAAGTGTATGGCTATGCCCGCGCGCGCCGCGTGATCTGGGCCGGATCGATCGCGGTGCTGTTCATGGCGTTCATGTCCTGGGTAGTCGTCGAACTTCCGCCCGCGCCCGATTGGGGCAACCAGGCGGCGTACGAGACGATCTTCGGCCAGGTGCCGCGCATCGTCTTCGCCTCGCTTTGCGCCTTCTGGGCCGGCGAGTTCGTCAATTCCTATGTGTTGGCGAAGATGAAGCTGTGGACCGGCGGCAAGCGCCTCTGGGCGCGCACGATCGGCTCGACGATCGCGGGGCAGGGGGTCGACAGCCTGATCTTCTACCCGCTCGCCTTCTGGGGCGCGCAGGGCTGGACCAACGCGCTGGTCCTGAAGATTCTCGTCACGCAATGGGCGTTGAAAGTCGGCTGGGAGGTATTGCTGACGCCGGTGACGTATCTCGTCGTCGGCTTCCTCAAGCGCCGCGAGGGGCTCGACGTGTTCGACGAAGGCACCGATTTCACACCCTTCCGGGCGCGCGTGTGA
- the purQ gene encoding phosphoribosylformylglycinamidine synthase subunit PurQ → MKAAVIVFPGSNCDRDLAVAIREVGGVAPTMVWHGDSELPEGLDLIGVPGGFSYGDYLRSGAMAARSPIMQAVSAAAERGVAVLGVCNGFQVLTEAGLLPGALMRNAGIDFVCRDVPLVVENAQSIFTSRYAQGQTISIPVAHHDGNYFADNATLDRLEGEGRVAFRYGGPVNGSARNIAGVLNAQGNVLGMMPHPERRIEAAHGGTDGRGMFEGLLGLVAA, encoded by the coding sequence ATGAAGGCGGCCGTCATCGTCTTTCCGGGTTCGAATTGCGACCGGGATCTCGCGGTGGCGATCCGCGAGGTCGGCGGCGTGGCCCCGACGATGGTGTGGCACGGCGACAGCGAACTGCCCGAGGGTCTCGACCTGATCGGCGTGCCGGGCGGCTTCTCCTATGGCGATTACCTTCGTTCCGGCGCGATGGCCGCCAGATCACCGATCATGCAGGCGGTGTCGGCGGCGGCGGAGCGCGGCGTCGCGGTATTGGGCGTCTGCAACGGCTTTCAGGTGCTGACCGAGGCGGGCCTGCTGCCCGGCGCGCTGATGCGCAATGCCGGGATCGATTTCGTCTGCCGCGACGTGCCGTTGGTGGTGGAGAATGCGCAGAGCATCTTCACCAGCCGTTACGCGCAGGGCCAGACCATCTCGATTCCCGTCGCGCATCACGACGGCAACTACTTCGCCGACAATGCGACGCTCGACCGGCTGGAGGGCGAAGGCCGGGTGGCGTTCCGCTATGGCGGGCCGGTCAATGGATCGGCGCGGAACATCGCCGGCGTGCTCAACGCGCAGGGCAACGTGCTCGGCATGATGCCGCATCCGGAACGCCGCATCGAGGCGGCGCATGGCGGTACGGACGGACGCGGGATGTTCGAGGGACTTCTGGGATTGGTGGCGGCTTAG